The Corynebacterium vitaeruminis DSM 20294 genome window below encodes:
- a CDS encoding gamma carbonic anhydrase family protein yields the protein MTYPNGPLILPFDGKVPRIHESAFIAPNATIIGDVEIGPDSSVFYGCVLRADVGPIRIGARTNIQDNSVLHVDRGVPCILGDDVTVGHMALVHGSNVGNGTLVGMKSTLLSRSVIGEGSLIAAGAVVLEDQVIPAKSLAAGIPAKVRRELSDEQSGSFIPHAGRYVETAAGQAGLGEALELDEVRFS from the coding sequence ATGACCTACCCGAACGGACCCCTCATCCTGCCGTTTGACGGCAAGGTGCCGCGCATCCACGAGTCCGCCTTCATTGCGCCGAACGCCACGATCATCGGCGACGTCGAGATCGGCCCGGACTCCTCGGTGTTTTATGGCTGCGTCCTGCGTGCGGACGTGGGTCCGATTCGCATCGGCGCGCGGACGAACATCCAAGACAATTCCGTCCTCCACGTCGACCGCGGCGTGCCCTGCATCCTGGGCGACGACGTGACTGTGGGGCACATGGCGCTCGTGCACGGATCGAACGTGGGCAACGGGACCTTGGTCGGTATGAAGTCGACGCTTCTGTCGCGCTCGGTAATCGGGGAAGGCAGCCTCATCGCCGCGGGTGCCGTCGTGCTGGAGGATCAGGTCATTCCCGCGAAGTCCTTGGCGGCGGGGATCCCGGCGAAGGTGCGCCGGGAGCTCTCCGACGAGCAGTCGGGCTCGTTTATCCCGCACGCTGGCCGCTACGTGGAGACCGCCGCCGGTCAGGCGGGACTTGGCGAGGCGCTGGAGCTCGACGAGGTGCGCTTCAGCTAG